A genomic stretch from Clostridia bacterium includes:
- the nrdR gene encoding transcriptional repressor NrdR codes for MKCPFCGHEESKVIDSRPTDEGTIIRRRRECISCEKRFTTYEKVENISVMVIKKDKSRQLFDAGKLLAGISHACEKRPISRAQLEDIVSKIENAIYNTEDKELPTTTIGEMVMEELRQLDQVAYIRFVSVYREFDDIETFMKELKILKKSQ; via the coding sequence ATGAAATGTCCCTTTTGCGGTCACGAAGAAAGTAAGGTTATAGACTCCCGTCCGACGGATGAGGGCACCATTATCAGACGTCGCAGAGAATGTATTTCCTGTGAAAAGCGTTTTACCACCTATGAAAAAGTGGAAAACATTTCGGTGATGGTTATTAAGAAAGATAAATCGCGTCAGCTGTTTGATGCGGGTAAATTGCTGGCAGGTATTTCGCATGCCTGCGAAAAGCGCCCCATTTCCAGAGCGCAGCTTGAGGATATTGTAAGCAAGATTGAAAATGCCATTTACAATACCGAGGATAAAGAACTCCCCACAACCACCATCGGTGAAATGGTTATGGAAGAGCTTCGGCAACTTGACCAGGTGGCATACATCCGATTCGTTTCGGTATACCGCGAGTTTGACGATATCGAAACCTTTATGAAGGAACTGAAAATCTTAAAAAAGAGCCAATAA
- the lysS gene encoding lysine--tRNA ligase produces MAEQVQELNELLKIRRTKLDELQAEGKDPFVITKYNPDAHSTDIKENYDEMEGKTVTIAGRMMFKRVMGKASFCNVQDLKGSIQSYVARDSIGEDAYKDFKKMDIGDIIGIKGTVFKTKTGEISIHAEELVLLSKSLQILPEKFHGLTDTDTRYRQRYVDLIMNADVKDTFIKRSKIIATIRNFLNSQGFLEVETPMLVANAGGAAARPFETHFNALDEDFKLRISLELYLKRLIVGGLERVYEIGRVFRNEGLDTRHNPEFTLMELYQAYTDYHGMMDLTENLFRHVAQEVLGTTTITYNGVEMDLGKPFERITMVDAVKKYAGVDFNEIADTEAAKKVADEHHVEYEGHHKKGDILALFFEEFAEEHLIQPTFVMDHPIEISPLTKKKPEDPNYVERFEFFMNGWEMANAYSELNDPIDQRERFKAQEALLALGDEEANTTDEDFMYALELGMPPTGGIGYGIDRLCMLMTDSPAIRDVLLFPTMKPLDNK; encoded by the coding sequence ATGGCTGAACAAGTACAGGAATTAAATGAACTTTTAAAAATCAGACGAACCAAGCTGGACGAGCTGCAGGCAGAAGGCAAAGATCCCTTTGTGATTACCAAGTATAATCCGGATGCCCACAGCACCGACATCAAAGAAAACTACGACGAGATGGAAGGCAAAACCGTAACCATCGCAGGCCGTATGATGTTCAAACGCGTAATGGGTAAAGCTTCTTTCTGTAATGTACAGGATTTAAAGGGAAGCATCCAGTCCTATGTTGCCCGTGACAGCATTGGTGAAGACGCTTATAAAGATTTTAAGAAAATGGATATCGGTGATATCATCGGTATCAAGGGTACCGTTTTCAAAACCAAGACAGGTGAAATTTCTATCCACGCAGAAGAGTTGGTGCTCCTTTCCAAGAGCCTGCAGATTTTGCCCGAAAAATTCCACGGTCTGACCGATACCGATACCCGTTACCGTCAGCGCTATGTGGACTTAATCATGAACGCTGATGTGAAAGATACCTTTATCAAACGTTCCAAGATTATCGCTACCATCAGAAACTTTTTGAACAGCCAGGGCTTTTTGGAAGTAGAAACCCCTATGCTGGTTGCAAACGCAGGCGGTGCGGCAGCACGTCCCTTTGAAACCCATTTTAATGCGCTGGACGAAGATTTCAAGCTCCGCATTTCTCTGGAATTGTATTTAAAGCGCTTAATCGTAGGCGGTCTGGAACGCGTTTATGAAATCGGCAGAGTATTCCGCAACGAAGGCTTAGATACTCGTCATAACCCCGAATTTACTTTGATGGAACTTTATCAGGCATACACCGACTACCACGGCATGATGGATTTGACTGAAAATCTGTTCCGCCATGTAGCACAGGAAGTACTGGGCACCACCACCATCACCTACAACGGTGTGGAAATGGATTTAGGCAAGCCTTTTGAACGCATCACCATGGTAGATGCAGTTAAAAAATATGCAGGCGTTGACTTTAACGAAATCGCAGACACCGAAGCTGCAAAGAAAGTGGCGGACGAGCATCATGTAGAATATGAAGGCCATCACAAGAAGGGTGATATTTTAGCATTGTTCTTTGAAGAATTTGCAGAAGAACACTTAATTCAGCCCACCTTTGTTATGGACCACCCCATTGAAATCTCTCCGCTCACCAAGAAAAAACCGGAAGATCCCAATTATGTAGAACGTTTCGAATTCTTCATGAACGGCTGGGAAATGGCAAACGCATACTCCGAGCTGAACGACCCCATCGACCAGAGAGAACGCTTTAAGGCACAGGAAGCACTCCTTGCTTTAGGTGACGAAGAAGCAAACACCACCGACGAAGACTTTATGTATGCATTAGAGCTTGGCATGCCCCCCACGGGTGGTATCGGCTACGGCATCGACCGTTTGTGCATGCTCATGACCGACTCTCCTGCAATTCGTGATGTGTTATTATTCCCTACAATGAAGCCGTTGGATAACAAATAA
- a CDS encoding relaxase/mobilization nuclease domain-containing protein, with protein sequence MATVNVIPEAKQSPSAMRGLINYCLRKEKTFDVNSGRKLITGINCFGENAYAEFMTTKAVYHKETGMNFYHFSQSFSPEEKITPEQVHEVGIEFAKRAWPGHEVLVCTHMDEPHLHSNFVVNSVNFENGSKIHFTPNSLKVLRDISDEICISQGFSVLPPYEKGGRSISTREYRAAEKGQSWKFRLISDIQESMKYSGNRNQFTKEMAKRGYQMRWTDERKNITFTCPNGKLCRDIKLHDDKFLKEMIENEFKIREQLTKELLDGRINQEELFKFGRTRTTDLSSGDMFHTKGTEVNRDTTDEGYGRISAVTVRSNFEVGDERYDRRESDRPDESAIAETGGYDQLYSEKTHGDSEGCGEYFETGWEDEREFYFRVLLGNENQLRSIGGSYRYAEETSVEVPGNYDRSSNILLDAGVGTLTALASLMDNDQDDDPEEKKKKLDAKDAGSNFGFALGGAAGLIGAILTKGINQGATLRSTASDESLKANQIDEVDIDEYEEIQDNDIQLGM encoded by the coding sequence ATGGCAACAGTAAATGTAATTCCTGAAGCAAAACAAAGCCCAAGTGCAATGCGTGGTCTCATCAATTATTGTCTGAGGAAAGAGAAAACGTTTGATGTGAATTCAGGAAGAAAATTAATCACCGGAATTAATTGTTTTGGCGAAAATGCCTATGCAGAATTTATGACAACAAAAGCAGTTTATCACAAAGAAACCGGTATGAATTTCTATCATTTTTCTCAATCGTTTTCACCTGAAGAAAAAATTACGCCTGAGCAAGTACATGAGGTTGGGATTGAGTTTGCTAAACGAGCTTGGCCGGGACATGAGGTTTTAGTTTGTACACATATGGACGAGCCTCATTTACATTCCAATTTTGTTGTTAATTCTGTGAATTTTGAAAACGGTTCTAAGATACATTTCACTCCCAATTCCCTAAAGGTTTTAAGAGATATTAGTGATGAAATTTGTATCAGTCAAGGCTTCTCTGTGTTGCCTCCTTATGAAAAAGGCGGCAGAAGTATTTCAACAAGAGAATATCGTGCCGCAGAAAAAGGTCAGAGCTGGAAATTTAGGCTTATAAGTGATATTCAAGAGAGTATGAAATATAGCGGTAATCGAAATCAATTTACAAAAGAAATGGCAAAACGAGGATACCAAATGAGATGGACAGATGAAAGAAAAAATATCACTTTTACTTGTCCAAATGGAAAACTGTGCAGAGATATTAAACTGCATGATGATAAATTTTTAAAGGAGATGATTGAGAATGAATTCAAGATACGAGAACAACTCACAAAAGAACTTCTCGATGGAAGAATTAATCAAGAGGAACTCTTCAAATTTGGAAGAACTCGCACAACAGACTTATCAAGTGGAGATATGTTCCATACCAAAGGAACAGAGGTCAATCGAGATACAACTGATGAAGGATATGGTAGAATTTCAGCCGTAACTGTACGAAGTAATTTCGAAGTTGGCGACGAGCGATATGATAGAAGAGAATCAGATCGACCTGATGAATCAGCTATTGCAGAAACTGGCGGATATGACCAACTATATTCAGAGAAAACACACGGAGACAGTGAAGGATGTGGAGAATACTTTGAAACAGGATGGGAAGATGAGAGAGAATTTTATTTCAGAGTTCTCCTCGGAAATGAGAACCAACTTAGAAGCATTGGAGGAAGCTACAGATATGCTGAAGAAACATCTGTTGAAGTTCCTGGAAATTACGATAGGAGCAGCAACATTCTTCTCGACGCTGGTGTCGGTACTCTTACAGCTTTGGCTTCGCTGATGGATAACGACCAAGATGACGATCCCGAAGAGAAGAAAAAGAAACTCGATGCCAAAGATGCCGGTTCAAACTTTGGGTTTGCATTAGGTGGTGCAGCTGGGCTCATAGGTGCTATCTTAACAAAAGGTATTAATCAGGGGGCAACTCTTAGATCAACAGCATCTGATGAATCTCTCAAAGCAAACCAGATAGACGAAGTCGATATTGATGAATACGAAGAAATTCAAGACAATGATATTCAGTTGGGGATGTAA
- a CDS encoding sel1 repeat family protein gives MGLFGDFINHIAGMLGESLRIKRTASKAENMDEETKALFNKIVKAAENGNVKAMVEVGNWYYKGKRIGYDPERVEYWWTRAAKAGDVDSQYNLGLLFHGNISPLSLDEEKAGYWFYKAVQNGDAESKKCLINGMNTIIKKENGQDFLNLTQAIVRIITLIEIIHIIPILNQIAQHINHTSKM, from the coding sequence ATGGGTTTATTTGGAGATTTTATTAATCATATAGCAGGAATGTTGGGCGAAAGTTTGCGTATAAAAAGAACTGCATCTAAGGCCGAAAATATGGACGAAGAAACAAAAGCACTTTTTAACAAGATAGTAAAGGCTGCTGAAAATGGAAATGTAAAAGCAATGGTCGAGGTTGGAAATTGGTATTATAAAGGCAAGCGTATCGGATATGACCCTGAACGTGTAGAATATTGGTGGACAAGAGCAGCAAAAGCCGGAGATGTAGATTCACAATACAATTTGGGACTTCTCTTTCATGGGAATATATCCCCGTTAAGTCTTGACGAAGAAAAAGCTGGGTATTGGTTCTACAAAGCTGTTCAAAACGGTGATGCCGAATCAAAAAAATGCTTAATAAATGGTATGAATACAATAATAAAAAAGGAAAATGGACAAGACTTCTTGAACCTAACACAGGCGATAGTGCGAATAATAACACTAATAGAAATAATACATATTATTCCAATTCTCAATCAAATAGCTCAACATATAAATCATACAAGCAAGATGTAA
- a CDS encoding Eco57I restriction-modification methylase domain-containing protein, whose translation MKYYALFLNNNQYIEKCLTLIKYICNPNSKSLPHITLRPLKNEGLATEYIEEIMPAYLNLIEPGAFNLDMLNESTNYVVFLRCESEELEKIDYKPDYPFSRLHLTLYEGKDYTFATKLYNMLLEIDWNYKLKFSHPQKLVLNTIGRQPEGNSIKNIENLVNDLLPYERVKDFNNNLSNQKYKISYIKSIIEGLNIYIKKSKAKKKGIAKSVYLNQTNSSTENKRQENFVVSPNGEIYYEDKIFINKDKANIYVTPPEYAREMVSCAMEFFYDEQKEIHFGDPTIGNGALYLALLNQNINEDYLIKTATGIDINEDAVRDASTRYQLRGLEVILGDAISTTIKIPPQRNLILANPPYNRHEDISTGYLKVAKECAKLQTGIDIPGDASLYVYHLLIMDKWLKEGGVASWLIPSLFLQTKYGRAIREYLLNNVQLMRLHIYKEQEGQFEKANVSTCIVTFKKCKCDYDYDIEVSYGYSSEKPEMKTKINSQLLKNEKTNWRNIILNGHEGLYQFDENNRITFADLFDIKRGIATGANSYFVLDRGKAVEYEIPEVALKPILPKSRFLESNIIDSDDKGYPLLEQQLVIIDSDMDEEYIKNTFPKFYEYLQLAKIKQNDGKRIIDRTLVKSREPWYKQETRLPPPFLMTYMGRGSKNKQPIYFLWNKSNAIALNTYILLYPKSWLMDMLKRDNSLYDILLSALNYTAENILPNFSRIYAGGLKKIEPGELLRVPIANLPNDIKNSAHKYLF comes from the coding sequence ATGAAATATTATGCACTTTTTTTAAACAATAATCAATATATAGAAAAGTGTTTGACATTGATAAAATATATTTGCAACCCAAACAGCAAATCACTGCCCCACATAACACTTAGACCATTAAAAAATGAAGGGCTTGCAACAGAGTATATTGAAGAAATTATGCCTGCATATTTAAATCTCATAGAACCTGGGGCTTTTAATCTTGACATGTTAAATGAAAGCACAAATTATGTAGTCTTTTTAAGATGTGAATCTGAGGAACTGGAAAAAATTGATTATAAGCCTGACTATCCTTTTAGCAGACTCCATTTAACATTATATGAAGGAAAAGATTATACTTTTGCCACTAAATTATATAATATGCTTTTGGAAATAGATTGGAATTACAAACTTAAATTTAGTCATCCGCAAAAACTCGTTTTAAACACAATAGGAAGACAGCCTGAAGGGAATTCGATAAAAAATATTGAAAATTTGGTCAATGACTTACTACCTTACGAGAGGGTTAAAGATTTTAATAATAATTTGAGTAATCAAAAGTATAAAATAAGTTATATAAAATCAATTATTGAAGGGCTTAATATATATATAAAAAAATCAAAAGCCAAGAAAAAAGGAATTGCAAAATCAGTTTATTTAAATCAAACTAACTCTAGTACAGAAAATAAAAGGCAAGAGAATTTTGTAGTATCTCCAAACGGGGAAATATATTATGAAGATAAGATTTTTATTAATAAAGATAAGGCTAATATTTATGTAACTCCCCCAGAGTATGCTCGAGAAATGGTTTCTTGTGCAATGGAATTTTTTTATGATGAGCAGAAAGAAATTCATTTTGGAGATCCTACTATAGGAAATGGCGCACTTTATTTAGCCTTACTAAATCAAAATATTAATGAAGATTATTTGATTAAAACGGCAACTGGCATTGATATTAATGAGGATGCAGTTAGAGATGCATCTACACGATATCAACTTCGTGGACTAGAAGTGATATTAGGAGATGCTATATCTACCACAATAAAAATACCCCCCCAACGGAATTTAATATTAGCAAATCCACCATATAATAGACATGAGGATATATCAACAGGCTATTTGAAAGTGGCAAAAGAGTGTGCAAAATTACAGACAGGAATAGATATTCCAGGAGATGCAAGTTTATATGTATACCATTTACTAATAATGGATAAATGGCTCAAAGAAGGAGGAGTGGCTTCATGGCTGATTCCTTCCCTATTTCTTCAAACTAAATATGGCAGGGCAATCCGAGAATATTTATTGAATAATGTGCAACTTATGAGACTGCATATATATAAAGAGCAAGAGGGACAATTTGAAAAAGCAAATGTTTCTACATGTATAGTAACTTTTAAAAAGTGTAAATGTGACTATGATTATGATATCGAAGTCTCATATGGTTATTCTTCAGAAAAACCAGAGATGAAAACAAAAATAAATTCTCAATTATTAAAAAATGAAAAAACAAACTGGCGAAATATTATTTTAAATGGCCATGAGGGTTTATACCAATTTGATGAAAATAATAGAATTACATTTGCAGATTTGTTTGATATTAAAAGAGGAATTGCTACAGGCGCAAATTCTTATTTTGTATTAGATAGAGGAAAAGCTGTAGAATATGAAATTCCTGAAGTTGCCTTAAAACCTATATTGCCTAAGTCTAGGTTTTTGGAGTCTAACATTATAGATTCTGATGATAAGGGATATCCATTATTAGAACAACAACTTGTAATAATAGATTCGGATATGGATGAAGAGTATATAAAAAATACTTTCCCAAAATTTTATGAATATCTGCAATTAGCTAAAATAAAGCAAAACGACGGAAAAAGGATAATTGATAGAACTCTTGTAAAATCTAGAGAACCATGGTATAAACAAGAAACACGTTTGCCACCACCTTTTTTGATGACTTACATGGGCAGAGGAAGTAAAAATAAGCAACCTATTTATTTTTTGTGGAATAAATCTAATGCTATTGCACTAAACACATATATTTTATTATATCCCAAAAGTTGGTTAATGGATATGTTAAAAAGAGATAACTCATTATATGATATATTGCTTTCAGCTTTGAATTATACTGCAGAAAATATTCTGCCTAACTTTTCTCGCATTTATGCCGGAGGATTAAAGAAGATTGAACCAGGCGAATTGCTCAGGGTTCCTATAGCTAATTTGCCAAATGACATTAAAAATAGTGCACACAAATATCTTTTTTAG
- the mobC gene encoding plasmid mobilization relaxosome protein MobC, translating to MSKRKRDKTLTIRVTEKEKQYIQKRADKADLSVSDYMVRLSNETPIYIPVNMQPFLLELKRIGNNINQLTQKVNAKVFYSYNFEEFINAINKLNDRIGEIARRD from the coding sequence ATGTCAAAAAGAAAAAGAGATAAGACATTAACAATACGAGTTACGGAGAAAGAAAAACAATATATTCAAAAACGTGCAGACAAAGCAGATCTAAGTGTTTCAGATTATATGGTCAGACTTTCCAACGAAACGCCTATCTATATTCCCGTAAATATGCAACCTTTTTTATTAGAACTTAAGCGCATAGGTAACAACATTAATCAGCTCACGCAAAAGGTTAATGCAAAGGTGTTTTACTCGTATAATTTCGAAGAATTTATCAATGCGATTAATAAATTAAATGATCGCATTGGAGAGATTGCGAGGCGAGATTGA
- a CDS encoding helix-turn-helix domain-containing protein — MQKLKGNFTTILNKIITDKNITGNEFKILCYLCMRSGNDNACFPSLDTIHQDTGIGLSTVKIAIPKLVELGYIIKVNRKKSNGCSTSNLYRLTNKVLE; from the coding sequence ATGCAAAAACTGAAAGGGAATTTTACAACTATACTCAATAAAATTATTACTGATAAAAATATCACTGGGAATGAATTTAAGATACTATGTTATCTTTGTATGAGGTCTGGTAATGACAACGCCTGCTTCCCTTCTCTTGATACTATACATCAGGATACTGGTATTGGTTTATCAACTGTTAAAATTGCGATACCCAAGTTGGTTGAGTTAGGTTACATAATCAAAGTTAATCGCAAAAAGAGTAATGGATGTTCCACATCTAATCTCTATAGGTTGACCAACAAAGTTCTTGAATAA
- a CDS encoding helix-turn-helix domain-containing protein — MKEIPFWEKANLTLEEAAAYFSIGQQKLRDLTDNEDCDFVLWIGSKRLIKKNKFLKYIEEQYSI, encoded by the coding sequence ATGAAAGAAATTCCTTTTTGGGAAAAGGCGAACTTAACCTTAGAGGAAGCTGCAGCGTATTTTAGTATCGGACAGCAGAAATTACGCGACCTCACCGATAACGAGGATTGCGATTTTGTATTATGGATTGGATCCAAACGACTTATCAAGAAAAATAAATTCCTTAAATACATAGAGGAGCAATACTCGATATGA
- a CDS encoding SLATT domain-containing protein — MKSEEWYEKLTPEARYTFDMIDKYHNYFSNQDKKYKVIVRTLKILILLLAMLSTIICGINDVINSTFHKILGITATSAITFFTAISAYFNFEEYWVRNITIHIELNILRDNFVFDAISNKMDSANLNVYKNKLDNLQQKNIKYWQKAIKHI; from the coding sequence ATGAAAAGCGAAGAATGGTATGAAAAATTAACCCCAGAGGCTCGATATACTTTTGATATGATAGATAAATATCATAATTATTTCAGCAACCAGGACAAGAAATATAAAGTGATTGTTAGAACACTGAAAATACTTATTTTATTGTTGGCAATGTTAAGTACAATTATATGTGGTATTAATGATGTTATTAATTCTACCTTTCATAAAATATTGGGAATTACAGCGACATCCGCAATTACTTTCTTTACTGCAATATCCGCATATTTTAATTTTGAGGAATATTGGGTTAGAAACATAACAATTCATATTGAGTTAAATATTTTGAGAGATAATTTTGTGTTTGATGCAATTTCAAACAAAATGGACTCAGCTAATTTAAATGTTTATAAAAACAAGTTGGACAATCTCCAACAAAAGAATATTAAATACTGGCAGAAAGCCATTAAACACATTTAA
- a CDS encoding leucine-rich repeat protein, with the protein MKKIISLLICFIIICSTFSLSVNASILSNGSCGNNLTWELDNNGMLTISGSGDMYNFDNGGGWYVFSPLIKEIIMPEELTYIGNYVFYGCEKIEEVQIPDAVTEIGYSAFKNCTSLASISIPSEVKIIGSSAFEGCTNLVSIKLPDYLQNIYHFTFAMCKNLKEIEISDGVKDIGQGAFTNCSSLATVHIPSTVEKIGNRTFYGCNSLNTIYYGGTRTQWENITIGSGNSVLDNVEVICLTEEEIIHKQICFICDDEIVDDIIFYDDEGNTICKICNDELQEEKKKAQENETIICFSCEAEIKDNDEFYDENDNLICQDCYNYLQELEEETEEMICQYCDEKFYVTDDVYDENSNIICPYCDENLTQEKDEEEQYYIECPHCGENFKDSQAVYDEDGYEICPYCDEFIYDIEENTEETEIEFATSDWAAEEVYEAYQNSLIPDEMLEDTLYDTITREEFAAIAVTLYENIVGEAPYVDIDDMPFTDCDYESEYLSYIAIAYELGITKGTSETTFSPYDNISREQLATMLYRVIKLAENDKIYDFDVNNVRKFYDDSEISDYAKESVYFMAEYGIVKGVDGAHFAPLDTATKEQSILISVRCVNNIFEY; encoded by the coding sequence TTGAAAAAAATAATAAGTTTACTTATATGTTTTATAATTATATGTTCGACATTCAGTTTAAGTGTAAATGCCAGCATTTTATCCAATGGTTCTTGTGGCAATAATTTAACTTGGGAGTTGGACAATAACGGAATGTTAACAATTTCTGGTTCCGGAGATATGTATAACTTTGATAATGGTGGTGGCTGGTATGTATTTTCACCTTTGATTAAAGAAATTATTATGCCAGAAGAATTAACATATATAGGAAATTATGTGTTTTATGGGTGTGAAAAGATTGAAGAAGTACAAATTCCTGACGCTGTAACAGAAATCGGTTATAGTGCTTTTAAAAATTGTACCTCACTAGCATCAATTTCTATCCCTAGTGAAGTTAAAATAATTGGTTCAAGTGCATTTGAAGGTTGTACAAATCTTGTCTCTATAAAACTACCTGATTATTTACAAAACATATATCATTTTACATTTGCAATGTGTAAGAATTTAAAAGAGATAGAGATAAGCGATGGGGTGAAAGACATTGGACAAGGTGCATTTACAAATTGCTCAAGCCTTGCAACAGTACATATTCCCAGCACGGTAGAAAAAATTGGTAATAGAACATTTTATGGTTGTAATTCGCTTAATACTATATATTATGGTGGAACAAGAACTCAATGGGAAAACATAACAATCGGTTCTGGTAATTCTGTATTAGACAATGTGGAAGTTATATGTTTGACAGAAGAGGAAATCATACATAAACAAATATGTTTTATATGCGATGATGAAATAGTGGATGATATCATATTTTATGATGACGAAGGCAATACAATATGCAAGATCTGCAATGATGAACTTCAAGAGGAAAAGAAAAAAGCACAAGAAAATGAAACAATAATATGTTTTTCCTGCGAAGCAGAGATTAAAGATAACGATGAATTTTATGATGAAAATGATAATTTAATATGTCAAGATTGCTATAATTATTTGCAGGAACTCGAAGAAGAAACAGAAGAAATGATATGTCAATATTGTGACGAAAAATTTTATGTTACAGACGATGTTTATGATGAAAACAGTAATATAATTTGTCCATACTGTGATGAAAATTTAACTCAGGAAAAAGACGAAGAAGAACAATACTACATCGAGTGTCCACATTGCGGAGAAAATTTTAAGGATAGCCAAGCTGTCTATGACGAAGACGGATATGAAATATGTCCTTATTGTGATGAATTCATATATGATATAGAAGAAAATACAGAGGAAACCGAAATCGAATTTGCAACATCAGATTGGGCTGCTGAAGAAGTTTACGAAGCATATCAAAATAGTCTTATTCCCGATGAAATGTTAGAAGATACATTGTACGACACTATCACAAGAGAAGAATTTGCAGCTATTGCAGTAACATTATATGAAAATATAGTCGGCGAGGCTCCCTATGTAGATATTGACGATATGCCTTTTACGGATTGCGACTATGAAAGCGAGTATCTTTCATATATTGCCATAGCATACGAATTAGGAATAACAAAAGGTACAAGCGAAACAACATTTTCACCTTACGATAATATAAGCAGAGAACAGCTTGCCACTATGCTGTATAGAGTTATCAAGCTTGCTGAAAATGATAAAATATACGATTTTGATGTGAATAATGTGCGAAAATTTTATGATGATTCAGAAATATCCGATTATGCCAAAGAAAGTGTTTACTTTATGGCAGAATACGGAATTGTAAAAGGTGTTGACGGTGCTCATTTTGCTCCTTTAGATACTGCAACAAAAGAGCAATCAATTCTTATTTCTGTAAGATGCGTAAATAACATTTTTGAATATTAA
- a CDS encoding CHAP domain-containing protein — protein sequence MKSKRILSSVLTFVLILSTIFSVNVLAKTNLPTISKSKPLTTYTYNSSGKVYAYTASNLKTKTGGYIACPTDECKIIEISGKAVKVTYPVSNGTKTAWFSRDAFTKRDLAKDAADSSFTAKTKATTYKWKGKSSTFGSVAKGDTCYLLSGNEKSDWVQIIYPVSKGHKMGWVKGSDYAKMTKKTPTSKDDSTSSSNTKSLADVAKAEIGYQGTNKNGKGTGDYTKYGAFTGTNGQQWCASFVSWCANKAGISTNVIYKTADCDTMESKSNSYHKWDKNSLKSLKKNDVIFFAKTSNLSDSDHVGIVTSVDKSKKTITIIEGNTGSYYGPDIVKEITYTVNSANGKITKGYKSGYSFCGYISVN from the coding sequence ATGAAATCAAAAAGAATTTTATCATCAGTATTGACTTTTGTGTTAATCCTATCAACAATTTTTAGTGTTAATGTATTAGCAAAAACGAATTTGCCGACAATATCAAAAAGCAAGCCATTAACAACATATACATATAATTCATCAGGAAAAGTATATGCCTATACAGCATCTAATCTAAAAACAAAGACAGGCGGATATATTGCTTGCCCAACTGATGAATGTAAGATTATAGAAATAAGCGGAAAAGCAGTAAAAGTTACTTATCCTGTATCTAATGGAACAAAGACAGCTTGGTTTTCAAGAGATGCATTTACAAAGCGTGATTTAGCAAAAGATGCAGCAGATTCATCATTTACAGCAAAAACAAAGGCAACGACATATAAATGGAAAGGAAAATCAAGTACATTCGGTTCGGTTGCAAAAGGTGATACATGCTATCTGTTAAGTGGAAATGAGAAAAGTGATTGGGTACAAATAATCTATCCTGTTTCTAAAGGACATAAGATGGGTTGGGTTAAAGGCTCTGACTATGCTAAAATGACTAAAAAAACACCCACATCTAAAGATGATAGCACATCATCTTCAAACACAAAATCTTTAGCTGATGTTGCAAAAGCAGAAATAGGTTATCAAGGTACTAACAAAAATGGAAAAGGTACGGGTGATTATACAAAGTATGGTGCATTTACAGGAACAAACGGACAACAATGGTGTGCGAGTTTTGTAAGTTGGTGTGCAAACAAGGCAGGAATTTCAACAAATGTTATTTATAAAACCGCAGATTGTGATACTATGGAAAGCAAAAGTAATAGTTATCACAAATGGGATAAAAACTCCTTAAAATCGTTAAAGAAAAACGATGTTATATTCTTTGCAAAAACATCAAACTTGTCCGATTCCGACCATGTGGGAATTGTCACATCAGTAGATAAATCAAAAAAAACTATAACAATTATCGAAGGCAACACGGGATCATATTATGGCCCAGATATTGTAAAAGAAATTACATATACTGTAAATTCAGCTAATGGCAAAATAACAAAAGGATATAAAAGTGGATATAGTTTCTGTGGTTATATTTCTGTAAATTAA